The genomic stretch TCAACCATGTCTTGAGTTCCACCGGCACCTCTTGGAGACGCCCGTCTTGAGCAAGGGGTTCTTGGGCAAAACTGACGCCTCCACCTCCGACCCACATCCCAAGTCCAACATAGCAACTCACTAGGAATCGAATACCTCGATGCATCATCGACCACCTCTCCGCTCTGCGGGTAGTGCGGGACAACGCGTCCCGGTTTGTGTCACGTGCCCGTCCGACTCTCTTCTGAACGGGCCCGCCCTGTTTCTGACAGGCCGGTTAGATATGCAACCTCAGTCACCGCGTCAAGCCAGGTTCGCCCTCTCGCTCACATTTCTGTTGGAGAAGAAAACCGTCCAGTCCGTCACAATGTCCTCTCCTCCGGCGCCACGTGCTTGTGTTCCCCCCCCTGGTATTTCGTGCTATGAAGCCGGGCATACGCATGGGCACCAAAAAGGAGACAGCATGGAACTCAGCAAAGACCAGCTGGTGTGGATGTACGAGCGCATGCAGCTCATTCGGACATTTGAAAACCGGGTGAAGCTCGAGTTCGGCAAGGGCAAGATTCCCGGCTTCGTCCACCTGTATGCCGGCGAAGAAGCCGTTGCGGTTGGGATATGCGCCAACCTGACTGACCGCGACTACATGACCTCGACCCACCGCGGCCACGGCCATTGTCTGGCCAAGGGTGTTGACCCGCGCGGCATGATGGCCGAACTGTTTGGCAAAGCCACCGGCACCTGCAAGGGCAAGGGCGGCTCAATGCATATCGCGGATATGGACAAGGGCATGCTGGGCGCCAACGGCATTGTTGGCGGCGGTCCGCCGCTGGCCTGCGGCTCGGGTCTGACCGCCAAGACCAACAAGACCGACCAGGTCACGATTTGCTTTTTTGGCGATGGCGCGTCCGAGCAGGGCACCCTGCACGAGAGCCTCAACCTGGCCGCCATCTGGAATCTGCCGGTCATCTTCGTGGCCGAAAACAACGGCTATGCCGAGTCCACGCCCGCCCACTACCACTGTAGCGTGGAGAACATCGCCGACCGCGCGGCAGCCTATAACATGCCCGGCATCAGTATCGATGGCAACGATATCTTCGCCGTCCACGAAGCCACCGCCCAGGCCGTGGCGCGGGCTCGTTCGGGCCAGGGGCCAACCTTGCTGGAGTGCAAGACCTACCGTTTCTACGGCCATTACGAAGGCGACCAGCAAACCTATAAAATTCCTGGGGAAAACGAAAAATATCAGGCCGAGAAGGATCCGATCAGCCTCTTCAAGGACAGCGTCGTGTCCCGCCAACTCGCCACCCAAGACGAACTCACGGCCATCGAAGAGCGCATCGAAGCCCAAATCGAAGCTGCGGTCCAGTTTGCCGACGATAGTCCATTCCCGGATGTCGCCGAAACCTTTACCGACGTGTACGTCAATTACTAAAAGACGCCCTGCGGTTCGGCTGCCGACCGCAGCGGGCGTTCTTGCCGGAGGGGACAATCATGGCCGAAAGACAGCTCAATTTTAATCAGGCGCTCAACGAGGCAATGCGCCAGGAGATGCAACGCGACCCCAAAGTCATCCTGATAGGTGAAGACGTCGCCGGCGGGGCGGACGTTGAGCACCTGGAGGGCGAGGACGCCTGGGGCGGGGTGCTGGGCGTGACCAAAGGACTCGTCCAGGAGTTTGGCCGCGACCGTATTCTCGATACCCCGATCAGCGAGTCGGGCTTCATCGGCGCCGCGGTTGGCGCCGCGGCCACCGGGCTGCGGCCCATCGCCGAGATGATGTTTGTCGGTTTCATGGGCGTGTGCTTCGATCAGATTCTGAACCAGGGCGCCAAACTGCGCTATATGTTTGGCGGCAAGGCTGAGGTGCCCCTGGTCATCCGCACCATCTGCGGCGGCGGCTTTCGGGCTGCGGCCCAACACTCCCAGGTCCTGTATTCCCTGTTCACCCATATTCCGGGGGTGAAAACCGTGGTGCCGGCCACGCCGTACGACGCCAAGGGCCTGCTCATCTCGTCGATTCGGGACAACGATCTGGTCATCTTTTTTGAAGACATCACCCTGGGCGCCCTCAAGGGCCCGGTCCCCGAAGATCCGTACACCATTCCTTTGGGCCAGGCCGAGGTGAAACGCGAGGGCGCCGACGTGACCATCGTGGCGATCGGCAAGATGGTCCACCACGCCCTACAGGCGGCCGAGGAACTGCAAAAACAGGGCCGCAGTGCCGAGGTCATTGACCCGCACACCCTGTCGCCATTTGACGAACAGACAGTGCTGGACTCGGTCGAAAAGACGGGCCGCCTGGTCGTGGTTGACGAATCCCACCCGCGCTGCAACGTGGCCCGGGATATTGCGGCCGTTGTCGCCGATAAGGGCTTTGATTTCCTCAACGCGCCGATTAAGACCGTCAGCGCGCCACATACGCCGGTGCCGTTCAGCCCGACCCTGGAAGACCACTATTTGCCGAACGCGGCCAAGGTCACCGAAACTGCCTTGGCCCTGTTCTAGACATCCGAGTCTCAGCCTGCACCTATGAGTTCCGTCGGCATCATCGCAAATCCACGCGCGGGCAAAGACATCCGGCGTCTGGTCGCCCACGGCTCGGTCCTCGACACCCAGGAAAAGGTCTACATCGTGCGCCGGGCCATTCTGGGTTTGGAAGGCGCCGGGGTCGACGAGATCGTCTTCTTCCCCGATCCGGCCTTGATCGGGCCGAAGGCTCTGTCGGGTATTGAGGGCAACCGAAAGGCGCGCATCCGCATGCTGGAAATGTCGGTCTACGACGAAGCGGCCGACTCGACGCGGGCGGCCGCCCTGATGCGCGACCAGGGCGTGGCGTGTGTCATCGTGCTGGGCGGAGACGGCACCAACCGGGTGGTCACCAAGGGCTGTGACTCCATGCCCCTGGTGCCCCTGTCGACCGGCACCAACAACGCGTTTCCGCGCTTTATCGAATCGACCCTGGCCGGCATGGCGGCCGGCTATTACGCGGCCCGAGGGCTGTCGGCGGACGCCTTCTCATTTCCGACAAAACGCCTGAACCTGCACCGCAACGGCAGCTTTGAGGACGTGGCGCTGATTGATGTCGCGGTCTGTGACTATCAGTTTGTGGGTGCGCGGGCGCTGTGGGAAGTCAGCCGTCTCAAACAGCTCTTCCTGACTCAGGGCCAGCCAACCAACATCGGCATGGCCTCAATTGGCGGGATGCTCGACCCCGTTCGGCCCGATGAATCCGGGGGGCTGTGCCTGCAACTTGGCGACGGTGGCCGGGCTGTCACCGCAGCCATCGCGCCGGGGCTGGTCACTGCGGTTGGCGTCCAGAGCCACACCCGGCTGCAGATCGGCGACCGGGCCCCGGTCACCTTCAAGCCATCCATCCTGGCTCTGGACGGAGAGCGCGAGATTCCGGTCGGCGCCGACGAGGCGTGGGAGGTCGAGTTGAGCTGGGACGGCCCGCGCGTGCTGGATATCGCCAGGATCATGGATGCGGTGCGAGAGGGCTGAGGGGCGACCATGAAGGTCATGATCTGCACCACCCATTTTCCACACTGTGCAGAAGTCCTGCGCCAACACCTGCCGGACGATACGATCATCGCCTGTCCGGCCGAGCAGGTTGTTGCCAGGGCGGCCGAGGCCGACGTATTGGTTCCGGCCATGTATCGGGTCGATGCCAGGGTGATTGACACCACCTCGGCGACACTGATCAACCAGTTTGGCGTTGGCATCGAGGGGGTGGATATCCCCGCCGCAACCCGGCGCGGCATCTACGTCGCCAATGTTCCGGGCCATGAGGGCGCGGGCAACGCCGCGTCGGTATCCGAGCACGCCATTTTTCTGATGCTCGGCTTGGCCCGTCGCTATACCGAAGCCCAGGCCAGCGTCCGTAAGCGCGTCCTGGGCGCCCCGCTCGGTACGGCGCTGATGGGCAAGACGGTCGCCATTCTTGGTGTCGGCAGCATCGGCCGCCAGCTCGCGCTGCGTCTCAAACCCTTTCAGGTCCGCCTGCTGGGCATCAAACAACACCCGTCCGAAGCCCTCAAACGCGAACTGGGACTCGATTTTCTCGGCACCCAGCAGGATTTGACCCAGGTTCTGGCCCAGGCCGACTTTGTGGTCTTGGCCCTACCGGTGACGCCCGCGACGCGGGCGATGCTGAACGCCGCAGCCTTCGCCGCAATGAAAGACACGGCCTTTGTCATCAATGTCGCCCGCGGCCCGGTCATTGACCATGACGCCCTGGTCGAGGCCCTGGCCCAGGGACAGATCGCCGGAGCCGGGCTCGACGTGTTTTGGGACGAACCAACCGACCCCAACGACCCGCTGTTCCAGTATAACGTCATTGCCACGCCCCACACCGCAGGCGTCACAGACCTGTCGTACAACGACATCGCGCGTGGCCTGGCCGCAAACGTGAACCGTATCCGGGCCGGTCAGCCACCGATCAACTGCGTCAACCGGGAAGCGGTGCAGGCCAAGCAGGGTTGATGTCTACACCGCCTCGGGGGATGAGGGCCGCGGTATGCGACATCTCCGGACGCTGAGCATCTGTGCCGTGCTCCTGACGCTGTGCGCCTGCCAGTCCCCTCCACCGCTCCCGCCGACCCGTTCTCCAAGTCCGCTCGACCTCTCACAGGTCGGGAGCATCTTTGGCCAGGTCCGTTTTGAGGGGCCCGTTCCAGCCCCCACCACGCTGCAACTTGGCGGCTGGTCGGCGTGCCGCGTCCAGCATCCGGACGGACTGCCAGCCGCGGCCGACCTCCTGGTCCGGGACGGCAAACTACAGAACGCCCTCGTGTCTATCACCCGTGGCTTGGGCGAGCGCGTCTTTGCCGTCCCCCAGGAACCGGTCCACAGCGATCAGCGGGGGTGCGTGTTCATCCCCCGGATTCTGACCGTCCGGGTTGACCAGCCGCTGCGGTTCGTCAACAGCGACCCCATCGCCCATAATGTCCACGGCTGGCCACAGCGAGCACAAGCGTGGAACCTGAGCCTCGGCGTCATGGGAGCCTCGCAAACGATTCGGATCCACACACCGGAAAACATCATTCCCGTCACCTGTGATATTCACGGCTGGATGCGCGCCTATGTAGCCGTTTTTGACCACCCGTATTTTGCCCTGACCGATGCCGAGGGCAAATTCTTCCTGTCCAAGGTTCCGCCGGGTGCTTACGTGCTGGAAGCCTGGCACGAACGCCTGGGCGTGCAGCGCACCCGGATCGAATTGGGACCGCAGGAACAGCGTGCGCTTGTTTTTACCTTTCGCCACACGACTGAAACTAAGCCATGAAATATATGTGGATAGGCTTGGGCGGCTTTCTGGGGGCGAATGCCCGGGCCTTGCTGGCCGACTGGGCAGCTCAGCGTTTGGGCCTGGCATTTCCTTACGGCACCTTCATTGCCAATATCAGCGGCAGTTTTCTGCTCGGGGTGCTCATGGTCGTCCTCAGCCACTACGCCCTACTGGACTCTCCCTACCGCCTGTTTTTTGCGGTCGGCTTTCTGGGAGCCTACACGACCTTCTCCACCTACACCTATGAAGCCTTCGGGCTTTTACAGGCCGGACAGGTCGGCCTCGCCTGCCTCACCCTCTTTGGCAGTGTGGTCCTCGGTCTGCTGGGCGTGGGTCTGGGCATCATCCTGGGCAGGGCTCTGCTCGGCTCAGCCTGAACCTATCGGCCCGGCACAATCCTTCTTCGCTCTTGGCTCTTGCACGAAAAGACCGCGCCCAGTATAGGACAAGAGGTCGCTCCCGACACACCGCAAGCGGTCGAAGTGCCACACCGGATACGCTCAGTCGGCAGCCTGATCGGCCGGTCGCTCGTCGTCAGTTGCCTGAGCCTCGTTGTGTCTCAGTGCCTGGCCAAACCGCGTCCTCCGGCTCCGGCCGAGCCCGCGCCCGTCCTGGCTCAGCCGGCCACCGAATCTCCCCAGGAAACCCTGCACCGTTTTAACGCGTTTCTTGACCGTGCCTGATCGCTCCCCTCTACGATGCCAGTCTACCAGTTGAGCCAAGCGCTGGTCTTCCCCGACCCTGAATGGGCCAACCCAGAGGGCGTTTTGGCCGTCGGTGGAGACCTCCGGGTCGAGCGTCTGCTGCTCGCCTACCACCAGGGCATTTTCCCCTGGTACGAAGAAGGCTCTCCGACCGCCGAGCCGGTGTGTTTTACACCCGGAAGAATTTCACGCCTCGCGCAGCCTCAAGCGGCTGGTCAGACAGGAACGCTTTACCATCAGCCTGGACCGGGCGTTCGGTCCGGTCATTCGGGCGTGTGCCGAGACACGCCTGGCCAAGGGCCAGGGCACCTGGATCACCCGCGATATGGTTGAGGCCTACTGCGACCTGCATGAGGCCGGATTTGCCCACTCGGTTGAGGCCTGGGACGGGCAGCGCCTGGCCGGCGGCATGTATGGGGTGAGTCTGGGCAGCGCCTTTTTCGGTGAATCCATGTTCAGCCGCGTCTCCAACGCCTCCAAAGTCGCGTTTTTCAGCCTCGCTCGACAGCTTGAGGAATGGGGCTTCAGCCTGNNNNNNNNNNNNNNNNNNNNNNNNNNNNNNNNNNNNNNNNNNNNNNNNNNNNNNNNNNNNNNNNNNNNNNNNNNNNNNNNNNNNNNNNNNNNNNNNNNNNNNNNNNNNNNNNNNNNNNCCTAGGGCAGGAACGGCGTTTGACTGATGATCCGCTCGCTCTCAAGTTGCTGAATGTCCTCGGCAGACAGCCCCAGAATACGGCCAAACACATCGGCGTTGTGCTGGCCAAAACACGGCGCCGGCGTTCTGACCTCCGAGGGCGTGGGATGAAATTTGGGTACAAAGCCCGGATACAGGTGCGTGCCGGCCTCTGCCCGATCAATGGCCAGCAGAAACTCGCGGGCGGCCAGCTGGGCATCGCTCATGACCTGCGGTCCCGACAGGACGGCGCCGGCCGTGACGCCGGCCTGCTGCAACTGCTCCATCAGCGCGGTATGCTCGTGGTTCTGGGTCCAGGCGGCGATGTGGGCGTCGAGTTCATCCTCGGCCGCCTTTCTGCCCGCAGCGGTGGCAAAGCTCTCGTTCCGGCTCCAGGCCGGGTTGCCCAGGACTTGACAGAACTGCTGCCACTCGGCGTCAGAGGCAATCGTAATCATCACCCACTCATCATCGCCCGCACACGGATAACAGCCGTGGGGTGCCAGAGTCGGATGGCGATTGCCGACCGGCTCCTGCACCCGCCCGTTCACGGTGTAGTCAAGCAGGGCTTCGGCGTTGAGCGGGAGCAGGCCCTCGACGTGCGAGAGATCGACCGACACCCCCGCGCCACGCCGCTCCTGTTCAAACACCCCGACCAGGGAAGCAAAACACGCATTGAGCGCCGAAACCGGATCGCCGATGGCGTTGCTCAGCATCTGCGGCGGTCCGCCCTCATAGCCCGTTACCCCGGTAATACCGGCCATCGCCTCGGTCGTACAGCCAAAGCCGACATACTCGCTTTCCGGGCCAGTGTTGCCAAACGCCGGCAGGGTCACCATCACCAGACGTGGGTTGACCGCAGACAGGGCCGCAAAGTCAATGCCCAGTTTACGCAGAATACGCGGCGGATAGTTGGCGACCAGGATGTCGCTGGCCCGAATCAGCTCCTTGAACAGCTCGCGGCCACGCGGATGGGTCAGCTCCAGGGCAATCCCGATCTTGTTCCGGTTGACCGTATTGAACGTCGGCGACTGTTCGTACAGCTTGGGGCCGTCATCCGAGCCCTGCAGACCCGCCCCGCGCCACCAGTCCATATGCGACGGTGACTCGACCTTGATCACCTCGGCGCCAAAATCGCCCAGCAAACAGGTGGCCATGGGTCCCGCCCAGCCGTTGGTCAGATCAACGATACGAAGTGGTTTGGTCATGACTGTCTCCTTGCAAGGTGAACGATGATGACTGATCGTATCGAGAAGAGATCATCGTTCATCTCGTTAGACTATTCCCTCATCCCGCAGGCGCTGCACCTCGGCCGCTGCATACCCCAGGCGGCTCGTCAACACCGCTTCGGTGTGCTCCCCCAACAGGGGCGCGCGCGTCAACGGCCACAGCGGCTGGCCATGCTCCCGAAACGGCGGTCCCGGAATCTTCACCCGGCCGCCCTCGGGATGCTCCACCTCAAGAAAATGCCCGCGTTCCTTGAGCTGCACCCATTCCACGACTTCCTTGGGCGACGGGATCGGACACACCGGAATGCCACGGGCTTGGGCGGCGTGGTAGATATCGTCCTTGTTTTGCTCGCGCAGCCACGGCAGCAGGGCGTCGTGCAGCTCCTTGGCGTGCGCGCCCAGGGTGGTCAGCGTCTGAAAGCGGGGGTCATTGGCCAGGTCTGCTCGGCCGACCAACTCCAGCAGGGCGAAGATCTGGTGCGGCAGACCGGCATGAATCCCAACATAGCCATCGGCACATGGCAGGGTGGCTAGATTGGGAAAGCCGAGGTGAAACTGACGACCGGAGCGCTGACGCACGAACCCGGAGTACGAGAAGGCCACAAAATCGTACAGGGTGGTGGCGATCAGGGCTTCCTGAAT from Desulfurellaceae bacterium encodes the following:
- a CDS encoding alpha-ketoacid dehydrogenase subunit beta, with protein sequence MAERQLNFNQALNEAMRQEMQRDPKVILIGEDVAGGADVEHLEGEDAWGGVLGVTKGLVQEFGRDRILDTPISESGFIGAAVGAAATGLRPIAEMMFVGFMGVCFDQILNQGAKLRYMFGGKAEVPLVIRTICGGGFRAAAQHSQVLYSLFTHIPGVKTVVPATPYDAKGLLISSIRDNDLVIFFEDITLGALKGPVPEDPYTIPLGQAEVKREGADVTIVAIGKMVHHALQAAEELQKQGRSAEVIDPHTLSPFDEQTVLDSVEKTGRLVVVDESHPRCNVARDIAAVVADKGFDFLNAPIKTVSAPHTPVPFSPTLEDHYLPNAAKVTETALALF
- a CDS encoding CoA transferase, with the translated sequence MTKPLRIVDLTNGWAGPMATCLLGDFGAEVIKVESPSHMDWWRGAGLQGSDDGPKLYEQSPTFNTVNRNKIGIALELTHPRGRELFKELIRASDILVANYPPRILRKLGIDFAALSAVNPRLVMVTLPAFGNTGPESEYVGFGCTTEAMAGITGVTGYEGGPPQMLSNAIGDPVSALNACFASLVGVFEQERRGAGVSVDLSHVEGLLPLNAEALLDYTVNGRVQEPVGNRHPTLAPHGCYPCAGDDEWVMITIASDAEWQQFCQVLGNPAWSRNESFATAAGRKAAEDELDAHIAAWTQNHEHTALMEQLQQAGVTAGAVLSGPQVMSDAQLAAREFLLAIDRAEAGTHLYPGFVPKFHPTPSEVRTPAPCFGQHNADVFGRILGLSAEDIQQLESERIISQTPFLP
- a CDS encoding thiamine pyrophosphate-dependent dehydrogenase E1 component subunit alpha → MELSKDQLVWMYERMQLIRTFENRVKLEFGKGKIPGFVHLYAGEEAVAVGICANLTDRDYMTSTHRGHGHCLAKGVDPRGMMAELFGKATGTCKGKGGSMHIADMDKGMLGANGIVGGGPPLACGSGLTAKTNKTDQVTICFFGDGASEQGTLHESLNLAAIWNLPVIFVAENNGYAESTPAHYHCSVENIADRAAAYNMPGISIDGNDIFAVHEATAQAVARARSGQGPTLLECKTYRFYGHYEGDQQTYKIPGENEKYQAEKDPISLFKDSVVSRQLATQDELTAIEERIEAQIEAAVQFADDSPFPDVAETFTDVYVNY
- a CDS encoding NAD(+)/NADH kinase codes for the protein MSSVGIIANPRAGKDIRRLVAHGSVLDTQEKVYIVRRAILGLEGAGVDEIVFFPDPALIGPKALSGIEGNRKARIRMLEMSVYDEAADSTRAAALMRDQGVACVIVLGGDGTNRVVTKGCDSMPLVPLSTGTNNAFPRFIESTLAGMAAGYYAARGLSADAFSFPTKRLNLHRNGSFEDVALIDVAVCDYQFVGARALWEVSRLKQLFLTQGQPTNIGMASIGGMLDPVRPDESGGLCLQLGDGGRAVTAAIAPGLVTAVGVQSHTRLQIGDRAPVTFKPSILALDGEREIPVGADEAWEVELSWDGPRVLDIARIMDAVREG
- a CDS encoding 2-hydroxyacid dehydrogenase translates to MKVMICTTHFPHCAEVLRQHLPDDTIIACPAEQVVARAAEADVLVPAMYRVDARVIDTTSATLINQFGVGIEGVDIPAATRRGIYVANVPGHEGAGNAASVSEHAIFLMLGLARRYTEAQASVRKRVLGAPLGTALMGKTVAILGVGSIGRQLALRLKPFQVRLLGIKQHPSEALKRELGLDFLGTQQDLTQVLAQADFVVLALPVTPATRAMLNAAAFAAMKDTAFVINVARGPVIDHDALVEALAQGQIAGAGLDVFWDEPTDPNDPLFQYNVIATPHTAGVTDLSYNDIARGLAANVNRIRAGQPPINCVNREAVQAKQG
- the crcB gene encoding fluoride efflux transporter CrcB, which produces MKYMWIGLGGFLGANARALLADWAAQRLGLAFPYGTFIANISGSFLLGVLMVVLSHYALLDSPYRLFFAVGFLGAYTTFSTYTYEAFGLLQAGQVGLACLTLFGSVVLGLLGVGLGIILGRALLGSA
- the aat gene encoding leucyl/phenylalanyl-tRNA--protein transferase, giving the protein METSGSSVCCSPTTRAFSPGTKKALRPPSRCVLHPEEFHASRSLKRLVRQERFTISLDRAFGPVIRACAETRLAKGQGTWITRDMVEAYCDLHEAGFAHSVEAWDGQRLAGGMYGVSLGSAFFGESMFSRVSNASKVAFFSLARQLEEWGFSL